Proteins encoded by one window of Scatophagus argus isolate fScaArg1 chromosome 8, fScaArg1.pri, whole genome shotgun sequence:
- the bin2a gene encoding bridging integrator 2a, with protein MAESTSPKGSSGDFTKKVQRRLSRGKEKVLQKLGKTVESRDDQFENCLRQYNDQQADGNRIYKDLRNYINAVRDMREASRRLSQSLFDSYETDWAAEEDLGAIVEGEDLLWNDYEVKLLDQAVRTMETYVSQFPDVREKIGKRGRKLVDYDSSLHHLEALQAAKKRDDVKIQKAEEEMNAAKRVYQGINNELKEELPALYDSRIGCYVSVFSAVSNLRVIFYKEMSTLNQDLQNVIKELQAQHPDKMFAVKGMQRYGSLKRRTLMSPKAWKASFSEFHRSYSPKAGQRFSFRSPEKPRHSTLSREGSSRTVSSQSSVLESPTSEDLDTGSSHSEIHSSTYEGDAAAGTAGKDLGEDRNQVEEKKDVEEEGSEPKLPAESDHKGDGDKAPPSDSSSELNDSCDSESLDLQLSAADDSPLRIEEDGEDGSVDLKPPKPNGLENGEVSGLKDLSIHHKETPVENQTSVDSKSTMV; from the exons ATGGCTGAGAGCACGAGTCCCAAAGGCAGCTCTGGTGACTTTACCAAAAAAGTCCAAAGACGACTGAGCAGAGGCAAAGAGAAG GTACTTCAAAAGCTGGGAAAGACCGTGGAGAGCAGAGATGATCAATTTGAAAACTGTCTCAGACAGTATAATGACCAGCAG GCTGATGGGAACCGAATATACAAGGACCTGAGGAACTACATTAACGCAGTGAGAG ACATGCGTGAAGCTTCAAGACGCCTTTCACAGTCTCTGTTTGATTCTTATGAAACTGACTGGGCTGCAGAGGAAGATTTGGGAGCCATTGTAGAG GGGGAAGACCTCCTGTGGAATGACTACGAGGTGAAGCTATTAGACCAGGCCGTACGCACCATGGAGACCTATGTGAGCCAGTTCCCAGACGTCAGG GAGAAAATAGGCAAAAGGGGAAGAAAACTGGTCGACTACGACTCTTCCCTTCACCACCTGGAGGCACTGCAGGCTGCTaagaagagagatgatgtcAAGATACAGAAG GCAGAAGAAGAGATGAATGCTGCCAAAAGGGTCTATCAAGGCATCAACAACGAACTAAAAGAGGAGCTGCCTGCACTTTATGACAG ccGTATTGGATGCTACGTTTCAGTCTTCTCAGCTGTATCAAACTTACGAGTCATCTTCTATAAGGAAATGAGCACG CTCAATCAAGACCTACAGAATGTGATAAAGGAGCTGCAGGCTCAGCATCCCGACAAGATGTTCGCTGTCAAGGGAATGCAGCG gtATGGCTCCCTGAAGAGACGGACTCTGATGTCCCCTAAGGCCTGGAAAGCCAGTTTTTCTGAGTTTCACAGGAGCTATAGTCCTAAAGCTGGCCAGAGGTTTAGTTTCAGGTCCCCAGAGAAGCCTCGCCACAGCACTCTGTCCAGGGAGGGCAGCTCCCGCACAGTCTCCTCGCAGTCGTCTGTCCTGGAGAGCCCCACCTCTGAGGACCTGGACACAGGATCGAGCCACAGCGAGATCCACAGTTCAACCTATGAAGGAGACGCTGCGGCGGGGACGGCTGGAAAAGATTTGGGAGAAGACAGGAATCAGGTGGAAGAGAAGAAGGATGTGGAGGAAGAGGGGTCTGAGCCTAAGCTTCCTGCAGAGTCTGATCATAAGGGAGACGGTGACAAAGCTCCTCCaagtgacagcagctctgaacTGAACGACTCCTGTGATTCTGAGAGCTTGGATCTCCAGCTGTCTGCAGCAGATGACAGCCCGCTGCGCATCGAAGAGGACGGAGAAGACGGCTCAGTAGACCTCAAACCTCCGAAACCAAACGGACTGGAGAATGGTGAAGTTTCTGGGCTGAAGGACCTGAGCATCCATCACAAG GAAACTCCTGTGGAAAACCAGACATCTGTGGACTCAAAAAGCACAATGGTTTAA
- the si:ch211-210c8.6 gene encoding uncharacterized protein si:ch211-210c8.6, with product MTNYQISVQLADLQDLIMGSTLIKCAATDVGIQWAGWALAAAFKTEKFYDLAGSGTFILLAHLSRIWGGASHVRQKVQTGLVTTWGVRLGTFLFMRILKEGHDRRFNNVRDSPGTFFVYWTIQAVWIFMTLLPTLMLNSEKRDVPLGTRDYIGWTVWGLGFAAEAIADQQKWLFKRDPDNAGKFIQSGLWAYSRHPNYFGEILQWAGLWLSASSVMKGPQYLSVVSPLFVWFLLRYVSGIPILEKQAMKKWGTDPTFQAYIKNTPLLWPWPKF from the exons ATGACAAACTATCAGATTTCTGTGCAGCTCGCCGACCTGCAGGACCTGATCATGGGGAGCACTTTGATCAAATGTGCCGCCACGGACGTGGGCATCCAGTGGGCCGGCTGGGCTCTGGCTGCAGCCTTCAAAACCGAGAAGTTTTATGATTTGGCAG GATCTGGCACATTTATACTACTTGCCCACCTGAGTCGGATCTGGGGAGGAGCCAGTCACGTCCGTCAGAAGGTGCAGACTGGGTTGGTGACAACATGGGGAGTCAG GCTGGGCACATTCCTCTTCATGCGGATCTTGAAGGAAGGTCATGATCGCAGGTTCAACAATGTCAGAGACAGCCCAGGGACTTTCTTTGTATATTGGACAATTCAAG CTGTGTGGATATTTATGACCCTCCTGCCCACCCTCATGCTGAACAGTGAGAAGCGAGATGTGCCTCTAGGAACGAGGGACTATATTGGCTGGACTGTATGGGGCCTTGGCTTTGCTGCTGAGGCTATTGCTGACCAGCAGAAATGGCTTTTCAAGCGTGACCCAGATAATGCT GGGAAGTTCATCCAGAGTGGACTATGGGCCTACAGCAGACACCCAAACTACTTTGGAGAGATCCTGCAGTGGGCGGGTCTCTGGCTCTCGGCCTCGTCGGTGATGAAGGGTCCCCAGTACTTGAGCGTGGTGTCGCCCCTCTTCGTCTGGTTCTTGTTACGTTATGTCAGTGGCATCCCCATCCTGGAGAAGCAGGCCATGAAGAAGTGGGGGACTGACCCCACCTTCCAGGCCTACATTAAGAACACTCCCCTTCTCTGGCCGTGGCCCAAATTTTGA
- the racgap1 gene encoding rac GTPase-activating protein 1, with translation METAVLSLQSLYDKLRMQVDLLNENIEPNFIQMAQNFDECRRKWLWTEQELGSCKEALTKTETERGALEVKLKHARNQVDVEIRRRQKAEADCEKLDRQIQLIRDLLTSEASTNSIQLSAEQRSALAFLSTNSQAAANLNTSRRLTTIDESASILSDISYDKTDDSLDWDSSTVRTVRLKKREKRRSSRNHVDGPPLTAKRSRSTGRTSEAGNETLVTKTTVTVPVNGGPVEAVSTIETVPYWTRSRRKTAAMDWDSESVKSEDVFKQPGNPEGEMKMQPSTPQSQGGVRHHEFVSKTVIKPESCVPCGKRIKFGKISLKCRDCRVVSHPECRERCPLPCIPNLCGTPVKIGEGVLADYVPDTAPMIPSLVVHCISEIEQRGLHEAGLYRLSGADRTVKELKEKFLRGKTVPVLSKVDDIHAITGLLKDFLRNLKEPLLTFGLNRPFMEAAEVSDDDNSIALMYQTISDLPQPNRDTLAFLVLHLQRVAGSVDTRMDISNLARVFGPTIVGHAVANPDPMTILQDTKRQPKVVERLLALPADYWGQFVMAGNEQPNLNHLIIENANCYATPERMSMLGPLTTPEHQLNKTPSSSSLSQRMKSTLTPRFGSKSKSVVDFSRQGKFFASPLLK, from the exons ATGGAGACGGCTGTGCTGAGCCTCCAGAGCTTATATGATAAGCTGAGGATGCAAGTTGACCTCCTCAATGAGAACATTGAACCCA ACTTCATCCAGATGGCACAAAACTTTGATGAATGTCGTCGTAAATGGCTATGGACTGAGCAGGAACTGGGATCCTGCAAAGAGGCCCTCACCAAAACAGAGACGGAGAGGGGAGCCTTGGAAGTCAAACTGAAACATGCCCGCAACCAGGTAGACGTGGAGATCCGGCGCAGACAAAAGGCTGAGGCTGACTGTGAGAAGCTG GACCGTCAGATTCAGTTGATCCGGGACCTCTTGACCAGTGAGGCATCCACAAACAGCATCCAGCTGAGTGCAGAGCAGCGCTCAGCTTTGGCCTTCCTGAGCACAAACTCGCAGGCAGCAGCCAACCTGAATACCAGCCGAAG ACTGACGACGATAGATGAGTCTGCTTCCATCTTGTCAGATATCAGCTATGACAAAACTGATGACTCACTT GACTGGGACTCCTCCACCGTGAGGACGGTGCGGCTGAAGAAGCGAGAAAAACGG CGCTCCTCGAGAAATCACGTTGATGGTCCTCCACTCACTGCCAAGCGGTCTCGATCAACAGGCAGAACTTCAGAGGCG GGAAATGAGACCCTCGTGACAAAGACCACCGTGACAGTCCCAGTGAATGGAGGACCTGTTGAGGCAGTTTCCACCATTGAGACTGTGCCTTACTGGACTCGCAGCAGGAGAAAGACTG CTGCCATGGACTGGGACTCTGAATCTGTCAAGTCTGAGGATGTCTTCAAGCAGCCTGGCAACCCTGAGGGGGAGATGAAAATGCAACCCAGCACACCGCAGAGCCAAGGGGGTGTCCGTCATCATGAGTTTGTCTCCAAAACT GTCATTAAGCCTGAATCGTGCGTACCCTGCGGAAAGAGGATCAAGTTTGGCAAGATTTCACTGAAGTGCCGCGACTGCAGGGTGGTCTCGCACCCCGAATGTCGCGAGCGTTGCCCTCTGCCGTGCATCCCCAACCTGTGTGGCACACCGGTCAAAATcggggag GGTGTGCTTGCAGACTATGTCCCTGACACAGCGCCCATGATTCCGTCTCTTGTAGTCCACTGTATCAGCGAGATCGAGCAAAGGGGCCTGCATGAG GCTGGACTGTACCGTCTGTCCGGCGCTGATCGCACGGTGAAGGAGTTGAAGGAGAAGTTTCTCCGAGGCAAAACTGTTCCCGTGCTCAGCAAGGTGGACGATATCCACGCCATCACTGGCCTCCTCAAGGACTTCCTGAGGAACCTCAAGGAGCCTCTGCTCACCTTTGGCCTCAACCGTCCTTTCATGGAGGCAGCCG AGGTTTCAGACGACGACAACAGCATAGCTCTGATGTACCAAACCATCAGTGACCTGCCACAGCCAAACAGAGACACGCTGGCATTCTTAGTCCTGCATCTTCAGAG AGTTGCTGGCAGTGTGGACACTCGGATGGACATCAGTAATCTGGCTCGAGTGTTTGGTCCGACTATTGTGGGCCATGCAGTTGCCAACCCTGACCCTATGACAATCCTACAGGACACCAAACGACAGCCTAAG GTCGTGGAGCGCCTGTTGGCTCTGCCTGCAGATTACTGGGGCCAGTTTGTGATGGCAGGAAATGAGCAGCCGAACTTGAATCACCTGATCATCGAGAACGCAAACTGCTATGCCACCCCCGAGAGAA TGAGTATGCTGGGACCTCTGACCACTCCGGAGCACCAGCTCAATAAAAccccctcctccagctccttgtCTCAGCGCATGAAGTCCACCTTGACACCCAG ATTTGGAAGCAAGAGCAAATCCGTGGTCGACTTTTCTCGCCAAGGAAAATTCTTTGCTTCGCCACTCCTCAAATAA